The Spirochaetae bacterium HGW-Spirochaetae-1 genome includes a region encoding these proteins:
- a CDS encoding B12-binding domain-containing radical SAM protein, whose amino-acid sequence MKKVLLAAINARYSHSNLALLYLRGHVSDLPFEIEIAEYSINLDTENILRDIRERNPHAVAFSVYIWNTLIIQKIMASLHEGDPALKIILGGPEVTFNAPYWLSVFPFITAIITGGGETGFRKLLIDDLSCQEQIINEVNPPFREISFPYRHEDFMKLANRYLYYESSRGCPFRCSYCLSSRHDHKTEFRDMYQVREEIDFLVNHGPRLVKFVDRTFNARPGRSRDIWKYIIDAHSRTGTCFHFEIFPAFLTEEDFNVMAKAPRGLFQFEMGIQSIHEETLQMINRYGAWEETAEKIHRVLAPGNIHVHTDIIAGLPGENIFTFGKSFDAIYRLGAHHFQVGILKVLPGTEMRERTDEYGMKYDSAPPYTIIHNQWIGRNDMDIIKTIGEAVDRIYNPGKFQATLHGLEKLHASPFSLFADLARFTAITRCDLHDMHEWKDIAGMILEYISHNFPGTALYITDCLRWDWFTTVKDRRYPSLLAGDIISSGKKRLAALLQDRSFREKQLERGVQISLHELKRAKFFIAETREFREEYTEGMAYCLTIPGKELIFLDNC is encoded by the coding sequence ATGAAAAAAGTCCTTCTCGCAGCTATCAATGCCCGGTACAGCCATTCCAACCTGGCCCTGCTCTATCTCCGCGGTCATGTTTCCGATCTGCCCTTTGAAATAGAAATAGCGGAATACTCCATCAATCTTGATACAGAGAACATTCTCCGTGATATCCGTGAAAGAAATCCCCATGCTGTAGCTTTTTCCGTGTACATATGGAACACGCTTATTATTCAAAAAATAATGGCCTCCCTCCACGAAGGGGATCCCGCCTTAAAAATAATACTGGGCGGGCCCGAGGTGACCTTTAACGCGCCGTACTGGCTTAGCGTGTTCCCTTTCATCACAGCAATAATAACCGGCGGCGGTGAAACGGGTTTCCGGAAACTTCTCATTGATGATCTGTCCTGCCAGGAACAGATCATCAATGAGGTCAATCCGCCCTTTCGCGAAATTTCCTTTCCCTACCGCCATGAAGATTTCATGAAGCTGGCAAACCGGTACCTCTACTACGAAAGCAGCAGGGGATGCCCCTTCCGGTGCAGCTACTGTCTTTCGTCGCGGCACGATCACAAAACTGAATTCAGGGACATGTATCAGGTCAGGGAGGAAATTGATTTTCTTGTCAACCACGGTCCGCGCCTCGTTAAATTCGTAGACAGGACCTTCAATGCCAGGCCCGGCCGCAGCAGGGACATATGGAAATACATTATAGATGCGCATTCCCGTACAGGAACCTGTTTTCATTTTGAAATATTTCCCGCTTTTCTCACGGAAGAGGATTTTAATGTAATGGCAAAAGCGCCCCGGGGTCTCTTCCAGTTCGAGATGGGCATCCAGTCCATTCATGAAGAGACACTGCAAATGATAAACCGTTATGGAGCATGGGAGGAAACGGCTGAAAAAATACACAGGGTCCTTGCCCCGGGGAACATCCATGTTCATACGGACATAATTGCCGGCCTTCCCGGCGAGAACATTTTTACTTTCGGTAAATCCTTTGACGCCATTTACCGGCTTGGCGCCCATCACTTCCAGGTGGGCATACTCAAGGTGCTGCCCGGCACGGAGATGAGGGAGCGGACCGACGAATACGGCATGAAATACGACAGTGCCCCACCCTACACTATCATCCATAACCAATGGATAGGCCGCAATGACATGGACATCATCAAGACCATCGGTGAAGCCGTGGACAGGATATATAACCCGGGAAAATTCCAGGCCACCCTGCACGGCCTGGAAAAACTGCATGCTTCCCCTTTCAGTCTTTTTGCAGATCTTGCCCGCTTTACCGCTATTACCAGGTGCGATCTTCACGACATGCACGAATGGAAGGACATCGCCGGCATGATTCTTGAATATATTTCGCATAACTTTCCTGGAACAGCTCTCTACATCACGGATTGCCTGCGCTGGGACTGGTTTACAACGGTAAAGGACCGCCGGTATCCGTCCCTGCTGGCGGGCGATATAATCAGCAGCGGGAAAAAGCGTTTGGCCGCCCTGCTGCAGGACAGGTCCTTCAGGGAAAAGCAACTGGAAAGGGGCGTTCAGATATCGTTACATGAACTGAAAAGGGCAAAATTCTTCATTGCTGAAACCAGGGAATTCCGCGAAGAATATACGGAAGGGATGGCCTATTGCCTGACGATCCCCGGTAAAGAACTCATTTTTCTTGACAATTGTTGA
- a CDS encoding 4Fe-4S ferredoxin — protein MFYYILMTLCGIAVLHLALVVMAMIKGEKGFRILPSTKKFAGEFSLWELIYPRYFQHGYVYFRWLKRYVSFGLRVMKVPVVGPFLIKKFIVPGYHGKVVTGEEVGRIITLNHEVPLHDVGENIVPYPVARDLLIGSPLEIVLMDCPCRASRPDPCLPLDVCMIVGQPFTDFVLEHRPEISRRISHHEALEILEAEHRRGHVHSLWFKEAAAGRFFAICNCCRCCCVGLELVNRLGINIMSSSGRTARVNEESCTGCLKCLDACPFGAISSRGTVVSVEDGICQGCGLCIDACPSGALCLEENFEGVMPLEMD, from the coding sequence ATGTTTTATTACATACTCATGACACTTTGCGGTATTGCGGTCCTTCACCTTGCACTTGTCGTCATGGCAATGATAAAAGGAGAGAAGGGCTTCCGCATTCTTCCATCGACAAAAAAGTTTGCCGGGGAGTTTTCCCTGTGGGAGCTCATCTATCCCCGCTACTTTCAGCATGGCTATGTCTATTTTCGATGGCTGAAGAGATATGTATCGTTCGGCCTGCGCGTCATGAAGGTGCCCGTGGTGGGGCCCTTTCTCATAAAGAAATTTATTGTGCCGGGCTACCACGGCAAAGTCGTTACCGGTGAAGAGGTCGGCAGGATCATCACGCTTAATCACGAGGTCCCGCTTCACGACGTCGGAGAAAACATAGTGCCCTATCCCGTAGCCCGGGACCTCCTGATCGGTTCCCCCCTGGAGATCGTCCTCATGGACTGTCCCTGCCGGGCCTCGCGCCCCGATCCCTGCCTTCCCCTGGATGTCTGCATGATCGTGGGTCAGCCCTTTACGGATTTTGTTCTTGAACACCGGCCCGAGATATCGCGGAGAATATCGCACCACGAGGCCTTGGAAATACTCGAGGCCGAACACCGGCGCGGCCATGTCCACTCCCTGTGGTTCAAGGAAGCGGCGGCGGGCAGGTTCTTCGCCATATGCAACTGCTGCCGGTGCTGCTGCGTCGGGCTGGAGCTGGTAAACCGCCTGGGTATAAATATCATGTCATCGTCGGGCCGCACCGCCCGTGTCAATGAAGAGTCCTGCACGGGTTGTCTGAAATGCCTTGATGCCTGTCCGTTTGGGGCTATCAGCTCCCGCGGTACCGTGGTGTCCGTAGAGGACGGGATCTGTCAGGGCTGCGGCCTGTGTATTGACGCCTGTCCTTCCGGAGCCCTGTGTCTTGAAGAAAATTTTGAAGGAGTGATGCCCCTTGAGATGGATTGA